The proteins below are encoded in one region of Bacteroides uniformis:
- a CDS encoding glycosyltransferase codes for MEHILNIFDWLLYIWFAINILYLLVYSLASRRRDLPLPPPAKEHKRFAILIPAYREDAVIHECVHSCLEQDYPADCFDTVVISDRMQPETNASLAVLPVRLVEVHFEKSTKSKSLNAAMAAIGNDYDIALVLDADNVIPYDYLSDINDLFANPEVEIVQTHRSAKNLNNDMALLDAISEEINNTIFRLGHAKLGLSAALIGSGMAFRYDLFRDTMADIKAVGGFDRELELTLLYRGKRFYYLPETFVFDEKIQNTDDFSRQRRRWLSAQWHYCQTFAKFLWKALAARNWDFCDKLFQQLSIPRLLLMGFTFFFSVLFTIYRWTWGLKWWLLLVLLAVALLVAVPKRFCTSRLAMALQKIPYTFLLMAGNIFKLRGANKSFIHTKHGVVEK; via the coding sequence TTGGAACATATATTGAATATATTCGATTGGCTTTTATACATATGGTTTGCAATAAACATACTGTATCTATTGGTTTACAGTCTGGCGTCACGCCGGCGTGACCTGCCTCTGCCCCCTCCAGCCAAGGAACACAAGCGTTTTGCCATACTGATTCCTGCCTACCGCGAAGACGCCGTGATACACGAGTGCGTCCATTCATGTCTGGAGCAGGATTATCCCGCCGACTGTTTTGATACGGTTGTCATTTCGGACCGTATGCAGCCCGAAACCAACGCTTCCCTCGCTGTGCTTCCTGTCCGCCTGGTTGAAGTGCATTTTGAGAAAAGCACCAAGTCCAAATCTCTGAATGCCGCCATGGCTGCCATCGGCAATGACTATGACATCGCTTTGGTGCTCGATGCGGACAATGTCATCCCTTACGATTATCTGAGTGATATTAACGACCTCTTCGCCAATCCGGAAGTCGAGATTGTGCAGACCCACCGGAGTGCCAAGAACCTGAACAATGACATGGCCCTGCTCGATGCCATCAGTGAGGAAATCAACAATACCATTTTCCGTCTGGGGCATGCCAAGCTGGGCTTGTCGGCTGCCCTTATCGGTTCCGGTATGGCGTTCCGTTATGACTTGTTTCGTGATACGATGGCTGACATCAAGGCTGTGGGCGGTTTCGACCGTGAATTGGAGCTGACCCTGCTCTATCGCGGCAAGCGTTTTTATTATCTGCCCGAAACCTTTGTGTTCGATGAGAAGATACAGAACACCGACGATTTCTCCCGTCAGCGCCGCCGCTGGCTGTCGGCACAATGGCATTACTGCCAGACCTTCGCCAAGTTTCTGTGGAAGGCGCTTGCTGCGCGTAACTGGGACTTCTGCGACAAGCTTTTCCAGCAGCTTTCCATTCCCCGCCTGCTGTTGATGGGGTTCACGTTCTTTTTTTCCGTACTATTTACGATTTATCGCTGGACGTGGGGACTGAAGTGGTGGCTGCTTCTGGTTCTGCTCGCTGTGGCATTGCTCGTTGCCGTTCCCAAAAGATTCTGTACCAGCCGCCTGGCAATGGCCCTGCAAAAGATACCTTACACTTTCCTGCTGATGGCGGGAAATATCTTTAAGCTGCGGGGGGCAAACAAGAGCTTTATACATACAAAGCATGGGGTGGTCGAAAAATAG
- a CDS encoding asparagine synthase-related protein codes for MIYGKITLEDWRTACVEGEEPESSFESYNLRLFFFGTLYNRDTLQATPDDTNAKLAADAFLSDPAYGFSRLDGSFTIVYYSENECGVVRDHHGTHYPVYCHIDGNFATSWQFLEDQLEENFEPNLVSLSTFLQRGILKKNNFALFDVHSLGAGEKFYMLTELGYLMPVWASVKLETQANVHSMFDSLKERNPSLYEKVADDIYCLKRDSVFEHEPKVATERNPDVETYSRRYGELHAQAIRRRIGHSRRVGILLSGGYDSGSNLAALRSIYDGQIDSYSVGFKGDAWTELPMARLMSETFGTRHHEYEIDGTETSALPDIVRFLGEPFMEGGLMVNYCAMRMIGDDKPDVILGGDGSDQYFGTSGREVALHYLSARIGLRPLLRGISRLLEHETFDTGGKLSRINFHLDKILHILEGERFGFSDSALCALLQNPKEDFEPVKSLRPDIHSFEHLYAQHAILSDLETVINRIILFKASSMARMFGNNLTYPFMDLELFHFLQELPVGLKCRGNSVLDIARGRSVSKYLLKHHYKPLLPEAITLKKKQGGFAPMPLFFRDRARRAFFKEFILASGIMDNYLRRDAVEKFLTDYEQVAEKEGGWFWHRQNKALQYFNLLTLVVWWEEFVEGHEVKF; via the coding sequence ATGATATACGGAAAAATCACTTTAGAAGATTGGCGTACAGCCTGCGTAGAGGGAGAAGAGCCGGAATCTTCTTTTGAAAGTTATAATCTGAGACTTTTCTTTTTCGGAACTTTGTATAATCGGGACACCTTGCAGGCAACTCCGGATGATACCAATGCCAAGCTTGCTGCCGATGCGTTTCTATCCGATCCGGCATATGGCTTTTCACGCCTGGACGGTTCGTTCACCATAGTATATTATTCAGAAAATGAATGCGGAGTGGTGCGCGACCATCATGGCACGCATTATCCCGTCTATTGTCACATTGATGGTAATTTTGCCACTTCCTGGCAATTTTTAGAGGACCAGCTGGAAGAAAATTTCGAGCCTAATCTGGTTTCATTGAGTACATTCCTTCAGCGTGGCATTTTGAAGAAGAATAATTTCGCCCTATTCGATGTTCATTCTTTAGGTGCTGGCGAAAAGTTCTACATGTTGACAGAGCTTGGTTATCTGATGCCGGTTTGGGCTTCTGTAAAGTTAGAGACACAGGCGAACGTACATTCCATGTTTGATTCGCTGAAGGAAAGAAATCCCAGCTTATATGAAAAGGTGGCAGATGACATTTATTGTCTGAAGCGCGACAGCGTTTTTGAGCATGAACCCAAGGTGGCGACTGAACGGAATCCGGATGTAGAAACCTACTCCCGCCGTTATGGAGAATTGCATGCGCAAGCCATCCGCCGGCGTATCGGCCATAGCCGCAGGGTAGGTATCCTGCTGAGTGGCGGCTATGATTCCGGTTCAAACCTTGCTGCGCTGCGCAGCATTTACGACGGCCAGATTGACTCCTATTCCGTGGGCTTTAAAGGAGATGCCTGGACGGAGCTGCCCATGGCCCGTCTGATGTCTGAAACCTTTGGTACCCGCCACCACGAGTACGAGATTGACGGTACGGAAACCAGTGCCTTGCCCGACATTGTCCGTTTTCTGGGTGAGCCTTTTATGGAAGGCGGGCTGATGGTAAACTATTGTGCCATGCGCATGATAGGCGATGACAAGCCCGACGTGATTCTGGGAGGTGACGGCAGTGACCAGTATTTCGGTACTTCCGGTCGCGAAGTGGCGTTGCATTATCTATCCGCCCGCATAGGATTGCGTCCCTTGCTGCGTGGCATCAGCCGTCTGCTGGAGCATGAAACCTTTGATACCGGTGGAAAGCTTTCCCGCATCAATTTCCATTTGGATAAGATACTTCATATTCTGGAAGGGGAGCGTTTCGGCTTCTCCGATTCTGCCTTGTGTGCCCTTCTGCAAAATCCGAAAGAAGATTTTGAGCCGGTAAAATCACTACGGCCCGATATCCACAGTTTCGAGCATCTTTATGCGCAGCATGCCATTCTTTCCGATTTGGAGACTGTAATCAACCGTATCATTCTTTTCAAGGCTTCCAGCATGGCACGCATGTTCGGTAACAATCTGACGTATCCTTTTATGGACCTGGAGCTTTTCCATTTCCTGCAGGAGCTGCCGGTAGGGTTGAAGTGCAGGGGCAACAGTGTACTGGACATTGCGCGGGGTCGTTCCGTTTCTAAATATCTGTTAAAGCACCATTATAAACCTTTACTTCCCGAGGCCATTACCTTGAAGAAGAAGCAGGGCGGTTTTGCACCTATGCCACTGTTCTTCCGTGATAGGGCCCGACGTGCTTTCTTTAAGGAATTTATTCTTGCTTCCGGCATTATGGACAACTATCTGCGTCGTGATGCAGTGGAGAAGTTTCTTACAGATTATGAACAAGTTGCAGAGAAGGAGGGTGGTTGGTTCTGGCATAGGCAGAACAAGGCTTTGCAATATTTCAATCTGTTGACGCTTGTTGTGTGGTGGGAAGAGTTTGTGGAAGGCCATGAGGTGAAATTCTGA